Proteins encoded by one window of bacterium:
- the nrfD gene encoding polysulfide reductase NrfD, with product MTVSTDIHSPSSVSTEPPLIKGNPTFHAITEKISELTERKISLEWLVLFGMAVSIVLVLLGSVGFLVWEGTGIWGLNIPVGWGLAIVNFVFWVGIGHAGTLISAILFLFRQRWRTSINRFAEAMTIFAVICALIFPSIHVGRVWLLYWVFPIPNQMSMWPNFRSPLLWDVFAVSIYFTCSLAFWYVGLIPDLATLRDRAKTKWRKLTFGIFSLGWRGGQRQWRNYEKAYLILAGVSTPLVLSVHSVVSTDFAVSIIPGWHTTIFPPYFVAGAIFSGFAMVLTLGILVRKAFKLEDIITVDHLEKMNKIMLVTGMMVGYAYSCEFFIAWYSGNPYERFAFINRAFGPYWWSYWTMIFCNVVVPQIFWFKKYRRHIAIMFVASILINVGMWFERFVIVVTLARDFLPSSWDHYTPTFWDWATMIGSFGLFFTLFLLFLKFLPVVSMAEVKGVLPQADTHHHGHGSHAKNAGGHE from the coding sequence GTGACCGTGAGTACTGACATTCATTCACCTTCATCAGTCTCAACCGAGCCACCGCTGATCAAGGGGAATCCGACGTTCCATGCCATCACTGAGAAGATCAGTGAGTTGACGGAGCGCAAGATCTCTCTGGAGTGGCTGGTCCTGTTTGGCATGGCCGTGTCGATCGTACTGGTGTTACTCGGATCAGTAGGCTTTTTGGTTTGGGAAGGGACAGGGATCTGGGGGCTTAACATTCCGGTGGGATGGGGATTGGCGATCGTCAACTTCGTCTTCTGGGTCGGTATCGGCCATGCCGGGACGCTGATCTCGGCGATCCTGTTCTTGTTCCGTCAGCGGTGGCGGACCTCGATCAACCGATTTGCCGAGGCGATGACGATCTTTGCTGTTATCTGCGCGCTGATCTTCCCGTCGATCCACGTCGGTCGAGTCTGGCTACTTTACTGGGTCTTTCCGATCCCGAACCAGATGTCGATGTGGCCGAACTTCCGCTCGCCGCTTCTCTGGGACGTGTTTGCCGTCAGTATTTATTTCACCTGTTCATTGGCGTTCTGGTATGTCGGGTTGATCCCGGATCTGGCAACGCTGCGCGATCGCGCCAAAACCAAGTGGCGCAAACTGACTTTCGGGATATTCTCGCTCGGCTGGCGAGGCGGCCAGCGTCAGTGGCGGAATTATGAAAAAGCATATTTGATCCTGGCGGGGGTATCGACTCCGCTGGTATTGTCAGTGCACTCGGTGGTTTCGACGGACTTCGCAGTCTCGATCATCCCGGGCTGGCACACGACGATCTTCCCGCCCTACTTTGTCGCCGGCGCTATTTTCTCGGGGTTTGCCATGGTGCTTACTCTCGGGATCCTGGTTCGAAAAGCATTCAAGCTTGAAGATATCATTACGGTCGACCATCTGGAGAAGATGAACAAGATCATGCTGGTGACCGGTATGATGGTCGGCTACGCGTATTCCTGTGAGTTCTTTATCGCCTGGTACAGCGGCAATCCGTATGAGCGGTTTGCGTTCATCAATCGTGCCTTTGGGCCGTACTGGTGGTCGTACTGGACGATGATCTTCTGCAACGTGGTGGTGCCGCAGATCTTCTGGTTCAAGAAGTATCGCCGGCATATCGCGATCATGTTTGTCGCCTCGATCCTGATCAATGTCGGGATGTGGTTTGAGCGGTTTGTGATCGTGGTGACACTGGCGCGGGATTTCCTCCCATCGAGTTGGGATCATTATACTCCGACCTTCTGGGACTGGGCGACGATGATCGGGTCATTCGGCCTGTTTTTCACCCTGTTCCTGTTATTCCTTAAATTCCTGCCGGTCGTGTCGATGGCCGAGGTGAAGGGTGTACTGCCGCAGGCGGATACGCATCACCATGGTCACGGATCGCACGCGAAAAACGCGGGAGGTCATGAATGA
- a CDS encoding DUF3341 domain-containing protein, producing MSETMAAPAKEKIYAVIAEFAGPNELLGAAEKVRDAGYKKWDVHSPFPIHGMDDAMGAGQSKVGLIAGACGAVGLVSAFALQYWTQAVDYPLVIAGKPFNSYQAWVVVCFGLTILFSALGAVFAMLILNRLPMWFNGLFYSEHFSAKVNDDGFFVSIESDDAKFDPAKTEAFLKSIGGSHVEVVRGL from the coding sequence ATGAGCGAAACAATGGCCGCTCCGGCGAAAGAGAAAATTTACGCGGTGATCGCGGAGTTTGCCGGTCCGAATGAATTACTGGGCGCCGCCGAAAAGGTGCGCGATGCCGGATATAAGAAGTGGGATGTTCACTCGCCGTTCCCGATCCATGGGATGGATGATGCGATGGGGGCGGGACAGTCGAAAGTCGGCTTGATCGCCGGGGCATGCGGTGCGGTAGGACTTGTCTCCGCGTTTGCGTTGCAGTATTGGACGCAGGCGGTGGATTATCCGCTGGTGATCGCGGGGAAGCCGTTCAATAGCTATCAGGCCTGGGTGGTCGTTTGTTTTGGACTGACCATTCTCTTCTCGGCGCTTGGTGCGGTGTTCGCCATGTTGATCCTGAATCGACTGCCGATGTGGTTCAACGGGCTGTTTTATTCCGAGCATTTCAGCGCCAAAGTGAATGATGACGGGTTTTTCGTCAGTATTGAATCGGACGATGCGAAATTCGACCCGGCCAAGACCGAGGCATTCCTGAAATCGATAGGTGGTTCGCACGTGGAGGTGGTACGAGGACTATGA
- a CDS encoding cytochrome c, whose translation MKKLLLSIGCLLALGGCMRGTPSDKPPIHMNPNMDDQSRYDVQSKSPFFADSATMRIPPAGTVARGFLRENDALHSGTNPDGSLFDGMPVPITMQLLQRGQERYNIFCSPCHGRTGDGKGIVVNRGLLPPPSFHEQRLVDTANGYIFNVITNGIRNMPPYRFQVSVEDRWAIIAYFRALQRSHAATINDVPQEMRGTLK comes from the coding sequence ATGAAGAAACTGCTACTCTCCATTGGCTGTCTACTGGCTTTGGGTGGCTGCATGCGCGGCACGCCATCGGACAAGCCGCCGATCCACATGAATCCGAATATGGATGATCAGTCGCGCTACGATGTGCAGTCGAAGAGTCCGTTTTTTGCGGATAGTGCAACGATGCGGATCCCACCGGCCGGAACGGTCGCGCGCGGGTTCCTTCGGGAGAACGATGCGCTGCATAGCGGCACCAACCCGGATGGCTCATTATTTGATGGGATGCCGGTTCCGATCACGATGCAGCTTCTGCAGCGTGGTCAAGAGCGATACAATATTTTCTGCTCGCCGTGCCATGGCCGGACCGGGGATGGGAAGGGAATAGTGGTTAATCGGGGGCTGTTGCCGCCGCCATCATTCCATGAGCAGCGACTGGTCGATACCGCGAATGGCTACATTTTCAATGTGATCACCAACGGGATCCGCAATATGCCGCCGTATCGGTTCCAGGTTTCGGTTGAGGACCGGTGGGCGATCATTGCCTACTTCCGGGCCTTGCAGCGTTCGCATGCGGCGACGATAAACGATGTTCCACAAGAGATGCGTGGTACCCTGAAATAG
- a CDS encoding SCO family protein: MSQVVLDSVPELAGVGITEHLGETVPMDLAFTDETGRRVTLADYFKSDKPVILNLVYYQCPMLCNLVLNGMVTGVKGMDWLPGEKFDLVAVSINPAETWQLAAAKKENYLAELGRPGAEAGWHFLVGDSTQSRALAKAVGFGYKYDEEQKEFAHSAAAFVLMPDGKISRYLYGIEFSPRDLKLALLEASDGKIGNTLDRLILYCFHYDPQAKGYVLFATNVMRIGGALSAIILGIFVALLWRHERKNRQRQLALSVDGSMTGNRR, from the coding sequence TTGAGCCAAGTTGTCCTTGATTCGGTACCGGAATTAGCCGGAGTCGGGATCACCGAACATCTGGGCGAGACGGTCCCGATGGATCTGGCGTTCACTGATGAAACCGGGCGTCGAGTGACCCTGGCCGACTATTTCAAGTCGGACAAGCCGGTGATCCTGAATCTCGTTTACTATCAGTGCCCGATGCTTTGCAATCTGGTGCTGAACGGGATGGTGACCGGGGTCAAGGGGATGGATTGGTTGCCAGGGGAGAAGTTCGATCTGGTGGCGGTGTCGATCAATCCGGCGGAGACCTGGCAGTTGGCCGCGGCGAAAAAAGAGAATTATCTGGCGGAATTGGGGAGACCGGGGGCAGAGGCCGGCTGGCATTTCCTGGTAGGTGATTCGACGCAATCGCGAGCGTTGGCCAAGGCGGTCGGGTTCGGCTACAAATATGATGAAGAGCAGAAGGAGTTTGCTCACTCGGCGGCGGCCTTTGTGCTGATGCCGGATGGGAAGATCTCCCGCTATTTGTATGGAATAGAATTCAGTCCCCGCGATCTGAAGCTGGCCCTACTGGAGGCTTCGGACGGGAAGATCGGAAATACGCTCGATCGGCTGATCCTTTACTGCTTCCACTATGATCCGCAGGCGAAAGGGTATGTACTTTTCGCGACGAATGTGATGCGGATCGGTGGGGCGTTGTCGGCGATCATTTTGGGAATATTCGTGGCGCTGTTGTGGCGACATGAGCGAAAAAACCGTCAGCGGCAGTTGGCTCTTTCAGTCGACGGGTCGATGACGGGAAATCGGAGATAA
- the coxB gene encoding cytochrome c oxidase subunit II has product MDTTGNLFLPPANSTLASEIDPLWGFLFWSSTIMFIIVVALITFFVVKYRRRGEDTLTTGVSHNTTLEVLWTVIPTVLVMVIFVWGFKSFIKFYVAPKDALEVKVTGQKWFWSFDYPAGANTVNELTVPVGKPIKLLMSSKDVLHSFYVPNFRIKRDVLPNRYQVAWFEATQVGEYQIFCTEYCGKGHSEMLGKVKVVSETDFNKWLESSSGMGEGMSLEEFGAQLYKSKACVTCHTLDGKKLVGPSFLGLFGRQEAMTDGQRLVADENYIRESILDPRAHIVNGYDPVMPTYQGILKDRQIDALIAYIKTLK; this is encoded by the coding sequence ATGGACACAACGGGCAACCTGTTTTTGCCACCGGCGAATTCGACGCTGGCCAGTGAGATCGATCCGCTCTGGGGATTTCTCTTCTGGTCGAGCACTATCATGTTCATCATTGTCGTCGCGCTGATCACCTTCTTCGTGGTGAAGTACCGTCGACGGGGTGAGGATACGCTGACGACCGGGGTATCACACAACACGACGCTGGAAGTTCTCTGGACGGTGATCCCGACCGTATTGGTGATGGTCATTTTCGTCTGGGGATTCAAGTCGTTCATCAAGTTCTATGTGGCACCCAAAGATGCGCTGGAAGTCAAAGTGACCGGGCAGAAGTGGTTCTGGTCGTTTGATTATCCGGCCGGCGCGAATACGGTCAACGAACTGACCGTACCGGTTGGGAAGCCGATCAAGTTGCTGATGTCGTCCAAGGATGTGCTGCACAGTTTTTATGTCCCGAATTTCCGCATCAAGCGCGATGTGTTGCCGAACCGGTACCAGGTGGCATGGTTCGAAGCGACCCAGGTCGGCGAATACCAGATATTCTGTACAGAATACTGCGGTAAGGGACACTCCGAGATGCTGGGGAAGGTGAAAGTGGTATCGGAGACAGATTTCAATAAGTGGCTGGAGTCATCATCGGGGATGGGCGAAGGGATGTCTCTTGAAGAGTTCGGGGCGCAGTTGTACAAGTCAAAGGCGTGTGTCACCTGCCATACGCTGGATGGAAAGAAGCTGGTTGGTCCGAGTTTCCTTGGGCTATTTGGCCGCCAGGAGGCGATGACCGATGGCCAGCGGTTGGTTGCGGATGAAAATTACATACGCGAGTCGATCCTCGACCCGCGCGCGCATATCGTCAACGGGTATGATCCGGTAATGCCGACCTATCAGGGGATCCTGAAAGACCGTCAGATCGACGCCCTGATCGCTTACATAAAGACGCTGAAATAA
- the ctaD gene encoding cytochrome c oxidase subunit I: MENVIPQTHYLNSPKGWKSWLFTLDHKRIGIMYFAAIMFFFFFAGALAIVLRTELLNPGQDFMNAEAYNRIFTLHGAIMIFLFIIPSIPAALGNFVLPLMIGAKDVAFPRLNLASWYVFVFGAFFGIYSLITGGADTGWTFYTPYSTSSTSSVSSMLLAAFILGFSSIFTGINFIVTIHKLRTPGQTWFKLPLMVWALYATALIQVLATPVLAITLVLLLLERTMGIGIFDPAMGGDPVLYQHFFWFYSHPAVYIMILPGMGIISELISHMSHRKIFGYNAIAFSSFGIALVSFLVWGHHMFTSGQSELAAVIFSFLTFFVGIPSGVKVFNWVMTLYKGQISLRTPMLYTLSFLILFTIGGLTGIFLGALSVDIHVHDTYFVVAHFHYVMMGGTVMALLGGIHFWWPKMFGRMYNEFWASTAAVIIFIGFNMTFFTQFILGSLGMPRRYFTYLDQYHGLHAFSTYGAWVLGLGFLIMGIYLVHSLIKGKPAGNNPWGALGFEWETTSPPPTENFFTQPQVTHGPYDYDKVLIQREPDRLR; the protein is encoded by the coding sequence ATGGAAAATGTCATTCCCCAGACGCATTACCTGAACAGTCCGAAGGGCTGGAAGAGCTGGCTGTTTACGCTCGATCACAAGCGGATCGGGATCATGTATTTTGCGGCGATCATGTTCTTCTTTTTCTTCGCGGGAGCGCTGGCGATCGTGCTTCGCACGGAGCTGTTGAATCCCGGCCAGGATTTCATGAATGCCGAAGCGTATAACCGGATATTCACGCTGCATGGCGCGATCATGATCTTCCTCTTTATCATTCCATCGATCCCGGCGGCATTGGGGAATTTTGTCTTGCCGCTGATGATCGGGGCAAAGGATGTCGCGTTCCCACGGCTTAACCTGGCAAGCTGGTATGTGTTTGTCTTTGGCGCTTTCTTCGGGATATACTCACTGATCACCGGCGGCGCGGATACCGGCTGGACATTTTATACGCCATACAGCACGAGTTCAACCTCCTCGGTTTCTTCGATGTTGCTGGCGGCGTTCATTCTCGGGTTTTCTTCGATCTTCACCGGAATCAACTTCATTGTAACGATACACAAGCTTCGAACACCGGGGCAGACCTGGTTTAAGTTGCCGCTGATGGTCTGGGCGCTCTATGCTACGGCGCTGATCCAGGTGCTGGCGACGCCGGTGCTGGCGATCACGCTGGTGCTGCTGCTGCTGGAACGGACAATGGGGATCGGGATATTTGACCCGGCGATGGGTGGTGATCCGGTCTTGTATCAGCATTTCTTCTGGTTCTATTCTCATCCGGCGGTGTATATCATGATCCTGCCAGGGATGGGGATCATCAGCGAGTTGATCTCGCATATGTCGCACCGGAAGATCTTCGGTTATAACGCGATCGCGTTTTCATCGTTTGGTATTGCGCTTGTTTCGTTCCTGGTCTGGGGACACCATATGTTCACCTCGGGGCAGTCGGAACTGGCGGCGGTGATCTTCTCGTTCCTCACGTTTTTTGTCGGGATACCATCGGGGGTAAAGGTCTTCAACTGGGTCATGACATTATATAAGGGGCAGATCAGTTTGCGGACCCCGATGCTGTATACATTGTCATTCCTGATCCTATTTACGATCGGCGGGTTGACCGGGATATTTCTGGGCGCCCTGTCGGTGGATATCCATGTACATGACACGTATTTCGTCGTCGCCCACTTCCACTATGTGATGATGGGGGGGACAGTGATGGCGCTGTTGGGCGGGATACACTTCTGGTGGCCGAAGATGTTCGGGCGGATGTACAACGAGTTCTGGGCGAGCACCGCAGCAGTGATCATCTTCATCGGTTTCAACATGACCTTTTTCACGCAGTTCATCCTGGGGTCTCTCGGGATGCCGCGACGATATTTCACATATCTGGACCAGTATCATGGCCTGCATGCCTTTTCAACCTACGGCGCCTGGGTGCTCGGGCTCGGCTTCCTCATTATGGGTATCTACCTGGTGCACTCATTGATCAAGGGGAAGCCGGCAGGGAATAACCCGTGGGGAGCGCTCGGCTTCGAGTGGGAGACGACCTCTCCGCCGCCGACCGAGAACTTCTTCACGCAGCCGCAGGTAACGCATGGTCCGTACGACTATGACAAAGTTTTGATCCAGCGCGAACCGGATCGGTTGCGCTAA
- a CDS encoding cytochrome c oxidase subunit 3 family protein: MANHAQSHSSLDEHVAHHFTDAEQQRDSAKLGMWVFLLTEVLFFGGLFCAYAIFKSWNPEMFHAAHKALDVKMGFINTLVLITSSVTMALAIRSMQVGNKKATMYNLIATLVFAGIFLVIKYFEYSHKFHLGQLPGKYYTFTGIEGTNPHIFFSIYFVMTGIHGLHVIGGMIAIAIMLYKTKNDQFNAAYYNPIEVTGLYWHLVDLIWIFLFPLLYLVS; encoded by the coding sequence ATGGCGAACCACGCACAGTCGCATTCATCGCTCGACGAACATGTCGCGCACCATTTCACCGATGCCGAGCAGCAGCGGGATTCCGCAAAGCTCGGGATGTGGGTGTTTCTGCTGACCGAAGTTTTGTTCTTCGGCGGGCTCTTCTGCGCTTACGCGATCTTCAAATCCTGGAATCCGGAGATGTTCCATGCCGCACACAAGGCGCTGGATGTCAAGATGGGGTTCATTAATACGCTGGTGCTGATCACGAGTTCGGTGACGATGGCGCTGGCGATCCGGTCGATGCAGGTGGGGAACAAAAAGGCGACGATGTATAATCTGATCGCCACGCTGGTATTCGCCGGCATCTTCCTGGTGATCAAGTATTTCGAGTATTCGCACAAATTCCACCTGGGGCAGCTTCCGGGGAAATATTACACGTTTACGGGGATCGAAGGGACCAACCCGCATATCTTCTTCTCGATCTATTTCGTGATGACCGGGATCCACGGGCTTCACGTGATCGGCGGTATGATCGCGATCGCCATCATGCTGTACAAAACGAAGAACGACCAGTTTAATGCGGCGTATTACAACCCGATCGAGGTGACCGGCCTGTACTGGCATCTGGTCGACCTGATCTGGATCTTCCTGTTCCCCCTTCTTTACCTGGTGTCGTGA
- a CDS encoding cytochrome C oxidase subunit IV family protein, translated as MSTSHTTGHAQHHITPLKVYLLIGGILLVMTAVTVAVAGIDFGPANILIAMLIAGFKASLVAFFFMHLWYDNKLYFLIFFSSLAFLAVFIGLTMFDTERRYELERIVDGPIEPKAIIYQNAPTTPPAPGGATVTDSANAAVDTMMAPVDSAAASGH; from the coding sequence ATGTCTACTAGTCATACGACCGGTCATGCGCAGCATCATATTACACCGTTAAAGGTCTACCTGCTTATCGGGGGGATCCTGCTGGTGATGACGGCTGTCACAGTGGCGGTAGCCGGGATCGATTTTGGTCCGGCCAATATTCTGATCGCCATGTTGATCGCGGGGTTCAAGGCGAGCCTGGTCGCGTTTTTCTTCATGCATCTCTGGTATGACAATAAGCTCTATTTCCTGATCTTCTTCAGTTCGCTGGCGTTTTTGGCGGTTTTCATTGGGTTAACCATGTTTGATACTGAGCGCCGGTATGAGCTGGAGAGGATAGTGGATGGTCCGATCGAGCCGAAGGCGATCATTTATCAGAATGCGCCGACAACTCCTCCAGCACCCGGTGGGGCGACAGTCACGGACAGCGCCAACGCGGCGGTTGATACGATGATGGCCCCGGTCGACAGTGCGGCCGCGAGCGGCCATTAG
- a CDS encoding COX15/CtaA family protein gives MQSFRRLAFFSTIATYILIFVGGLVRVSGAGLGCPDWPKCYGRWFPPLSVSDLPPDIGATSLTVVLSWIEYVNRLVGVSVGFLILAVAIMALVKYRHLPKILWPSLAAAVLVAYQGWQGGKVVTSELEPLLISMHLLLSYLIVSLLIYVTQQTYYQTVPAGETARPKYPSQAVRWCGWLWVGGMLQIVLGTQVREAIEMIAREFPLLKDSQLISQVAVWNDIHMISGALMVFFTWFAGYSILRMSQQISQLVRLALRGMMLLMLVELLLGLFFYAFGLAPIAQLFHQWAAGLFIGLAMVAFFGVRHTGADIVSYGRSFARVLMPMAAGVIGLALIAYLVVDRAEAERQSLPVNTPVPEFQFVERSGQPFGLEELKGKVNIVEFFFTSCRGPCPAMNATFSELYREYAGSEQLRLVSITVDPETDTLETLREYAQRFNVTDDRWVFIRGEMDQVVWLAEKGFGVSGDLPGMHSTKFILVDPAGNIRGYYAYDDPGALKLLRAHAAVLAKEML, from the coding sequence ATGCAATCCTTTCGTCGCCTCGCATTCTTCTCAACCATAGCCACATACATATTGATCTTTGTCGGGGGGCTGGTCCGGGTCTCCGGAGCGGGACTGGGCTGTCCTGACTGGCCGAAGTGCTACGGCCGGTGGTTTCCTCCGTTGTCGGTCAGCGATCTTCCACCGGATATTGGCGCGACCAGCCTGACGGTGGTTTTGTCATGGATCGAGTATGTCAACCGACTGGTCGGGGTGTCGGTTGGATTCCTGATCCTGGCGGTGGCGATCATGGCATTGGTCAAGTACCGTCACCTTCCGAAGATTCTCTGGCCATCGCTGGCGGCGGCGGTGTTGGTCGCTTATCAGGGGTGGCAAGGGGGGAAGGTGGTTACCTCGGAGCTGGAGCCGCTCCTTATTTCCATGCATCTTCTGCTCTCGTATCTGATCGTCAGTCTCTTGATCTATGTGACTCAGCAGACCTACTACCAGACGGTGCCGGCCGGTGAAACGGCCCGGCCAAAGTATCCGTCACAGGCGGTGCGCTGGTGCGGGTGGCTTTGGGTTGGCGGGATGTTGCAGATCGTGCTGGGGACTCAGGTGCGTGAGGCGATCGAAATGATCGCTCGAGAATTTCCACTGCTTAAGGATAGCCAGTTGATAAGTCAGGTTGCGGTCTGGAATGATATTCACATGATATCAGGCGCGTTGATGGTCTTTTTCACTTGGTTTGCAGGATACTCAATACTCCGGATGAGTCAGCAAATCTCCCAATTAGTCCGGTTGGCGTTGCGGGGGATGATGCTTCTGATGTTGGTCGAACTTCTGCTTGGGCTGTTCTTCTATGCATTTGGACTGGCGCCGATTGCGCAGCTTTTTCACCAGTGGGCGGCGGGTCTGTTCATTGGATTGGCGATGGTGGCGTTTTTCGGCGTGCGACATACCGGGGCAGATATTGTCTCCTATGGCAGGTCGTTTGCGAGAGTGCTGATGCCGATGGCGGCGGGAGTTATCGGGCTGGCACTGATCGCTTACCTGGTGGTCGACCGTGCCGAAGCGGAGCGGCAGAGTCTGCCGGTCAATACTCCGGTGCCGGAGTTTCAGTTTGTGGAGCGGAGTGGTCAGCCATTTGGATTGGAAGAACTGAAAGGGAAAGTCAATATAGTCGAGTTCTTCTTCACCAGTTGTCGCGGGCCCTGTCCGGCGATGAATGCGACATTCAGCGAGCTATACCGGGAGTATGCCGGGAGCGAGCAACTTCGATTGGTTTCAATCACCGTTGATCCAGAGACAGACACGCTGGAGACGCTCAGGGAATACGCGCAGCGATTCAACGTGACCGATGACCGCTGGGTCTTTATCCGCGGAGAGATGGACCAGGTGGTCTGGCTGGCGGAGAAGGGGTTTGGGGTGAGCGGAGATCTGCCCGGCATGCACAGCACGAAGTTCATTCTGGTCGACCCTGCGGGAAATATCAGGGGATATTATGCGTATGATGATCCGGGTGCACTGAAGCTGCTTCGGGCGCATGCAGCGGTACTGGCAAAGGAGATGTTGTGA
- a CDS encoding DUF420 domain-containing protein, with protein MTVQDLPSVNATLNLISSLFLLLGYIYVKRGKPEIHKKLMISALVSSALFLICYLVYHYAVGSVPYAKQDWTRPVYFAILIPHVILAAVMVPFILLAVWHAFRGNFVKHTRITKWLWPVWMFVSVSGVVVYLMLYQL; from the coding sequence GTGACAGTTCAGGACCTTCCATCCGTCAATGCGACGCTTAACCTCATCAGTTCGCTCTTTTTGCTCCTGGGGTATATCTATGTGAAGCGGGGGAAGCCGGAGATTCATAAGAAACTGATGATAAGTGCGCTGGTATCATCGGCACTGTTTCTCATCTGCTACCTGGTATATCATTATGCGGTTGGCTCGGTCCCGTATGCAAAACAGGATTGGACTCGCCCGGTTTACTTTGCGATTCTCATTCCTCATGTGATATTGGCGGCGGTGATGGTGCCATTTATCCTGCTGGCGGTCTGGCATGCCTTCCGGGGGAATTTTGTCAAACATACGCGCATTACGAAATGGCTCTGGCCAGTCTGGATGTTTGTGTCGGTATCGGGGGTTGTCGTATATCTTATGCTTTACCAGTTGTAG